In the Fibrobacter sp. UWH6 genome, TTCACCCAGTTTACCGAAGAAGCCCTGGTGCAGTACAGCCTCTACGACCGCATTTTCGGAAGCATCTTCCAGGCCATCAGTTCCTTCTGTAACGTAGGCTTCACCCTGTTCCCCGATTCCCTGGTCCGTTTCCAGCTGAATCCCATCGTGAACATCACCACCTGCATCCTGGCCCTGGCCGGCGGTTTCGGCTTCCTGGCCATTACCGAAATCCAGTACATGTACGACTTCAAGAAGCGAGCCTTTCGAAAAATCTCGCTCCATAGCCGTATCGCCATCAGCTTTACCCTCATTATCGTTACCGTCAGTATCGCCTTCTTTATCTTCAGCGAATGGGGCAACGTCTTCTCGGACCTGAGTTTCGGGCAGAAACTTGAAACCAGCATCTTCATGGCCTTTACCAGCCGAACCGCAGGTCTCAACTCCATCGACGTCCCAAGCCTCAGCGTCGGCTCCCTGTTCTTCTTCGTGATTATCATGCTGATCGGCGCAAACCCCGGTAGCTGCGGCGGCGGTATCAAGACCACCACCACGGCCGTGATCGCCCTCCTGGGCTTCAACCGACTGCTGGGCCGCAAAAAGACCCAGATTCTGGGCCGCACCATTCCCGAAACCACCGTCGATAAGGCCGTCCGAATCTTCGTCGTGGCCATCGTAGTTATCGTAGTCGCCACCCTGGTCCTCCTGGAAACCGAAGCCGCCGGCACCTCCAACGCCCAAGGCTCCTTCCTGAAGGTATTCTTCGAAGTGGTCAGCGCCTACAGCACCTGCGGACTTTCCATGGGACTCACCCCCGACCTGTCCATCCCCGGCAAGATCGTGGTCTGCACGGTCATGTTCGTAGGCCGCATGGGCCCCCTGTTCCTGATTTCCGCCGTGGCGAAGAAGCAGGAAGACGGCATGTGGTACGCCGAAGAAGACATTATGGTCGGCTAATCAGCGGAAAGCCTAAAGGTTAAAGGATAAAGAGACTGGATGCACCTTTAAACGTCACCTTTACGCTTTAACCTTTCCTCTATTTGCTATTTTTGCCCACATGGCTTCTAAACAATTTGTAGTTATCGGCCTGGGTAACACCGGCTATTTCCTGGCCCGTCACCTGACTGCACTCGGTCACGATGTGATGGTTGTGGACCCCAGCCCCGAAAAGATCCAGGACATCTCTAACCAGGTGGCCCAGGCAGTTGTTGCCGACGGCACCCGCAAAAAGCAGCTCCAGTCCCTGCCCCTCGCCAAGGTGGACAGCGTCATCTGCTGTATCGGCGAAGACCTCCAGGCCTCCCTCCTCACCGTCCTGAACCTCCGCGAACTGGGCGTCAAGCACATTATCGCCAAGTCCAGTAGCCCCGCCCACACCACCATTCTCGAAAAGCTGGGCGTCGCCGACATTTTCCACCCGGAACGCGACATGGCCATTTCCCTGGCCGAACGTCTCAACCGCCCCAACATGCTGGACTACCTGCCCTTCATGGAAGGTTTCTCCATCGTGGAAATCGCCTGCCCCGAATCCTTCTGGGGTAAGACCCTCAAGGACTTGAGCCTCACCCACAAGTACGGCATCCAGGTGATTGCCATCCGCGACCCCCTGGAACCCACTCCCAAGATCGGTAACATCGCCGACTACCCCCTCAAGGAAAACGACGTGCTCCTGGTCATCGGCTCCAACGAAGCCCTGGACAAGTTCAAGGCTTAATTATATATAGGTTAGCAGGCCTGTCCCGCATACCTTTAAAAAAAAGAAAGACCCCGGTAGGAACCGGGGCCTTCTTTACTTATAGAGAACAAGTTCACTTGATTCCGCGCATGGCCTAGTGCCCTGAACACTTCGGGCAGGTACCGAACAGGCTCAACTGCACCGCACTCAGGTTAAAGCCCTGGGGCAGCATGGTCGAACAGTCCGGCGGAGGCGACATCAGGTCAAAGACATTGCCGCAGCACTTGCACTTGAAATGGCAATGGGGGCTGCAGTCGGCGTCGTAACGCAGGTAGCCCTCGCCAAAGTCAAGAGTAAGCACCAGCCCATTATCGCTAAGCAACTGCAGCGTATTGTACACCGTAGTGCGGGACAGCGAAGGGTTTTCAGGCAACAAGTCCTGATAGATGGTATCAACTGTAGGGTGAGTCTTTACGCCCCGCAGGTAATGAAGCACAGTCACCCGCTGCACAGAGGGGCGAATGCCTTTGCTAGTCAGAATATCTGCAGTCTGCTTCATAAATCCTCACGCTAAAGTCATTGCGGCATCCGCCGCGACCCTAGTTACTTGCTGAAATAACGGTTCAGGAGACCTTCGAAAGCGCCACCGTGACGTGCCTCGTCCTTGCACATTTCGTGGACGGTGTCGTGGATAGCGTCGTAGTTCAGTTCCTTGGCGCGCTTGGCGAGAGCCAGCTTGCCTTCGGTTGCGCCGGCTTCTGCAGCAACGCGGAGCTGGAGGTTCATCTTGGTGTCGGCGTGAACCACTTCACCAAGGAGTTCAGCAAACTTTGCGGCGTGTTCGGCTTCTTCGAAAGCGATGCGCTTGTAGGCTTCAGCCACTTCGGGGTAGCCTTCGCGATCAGCCTGACGGCTCATGGCAAGGTACATACCCACTTCGCAGCATTCACCGTTAAAGTTTTCGCGAAGACCCTGCACCACTTCGGGATCCAGACCCTGGGCGATACCCACCTTGTGTTCGTCAGCGAAAACAGTCTTTACGACCTTTGCGCCGTTAGAGGCGGCAGTTGCTGCAGATTCGCCTTCGCAAACGAAAGCGGCCTTCTTAGCCTTGCAGAGGGGGCATACTTCCGGAGCTTCTTCACCCATGTGGATGTATCCGCAAACCTTGCACTTCCAAACCTTCATATGATTCTCCTTCGGCCCTTGCCGGGATGTGCGCAATGCCTATTGCCATAAAACCATCGCGCGGGTTAATTGGGTTCTGCATATTAGATTCACCATCCGGAAGATCCGTTGCAAACCTTTCTGCACCATCATTATTTGTAATCATTACAAATTTAAATCAATTACAATTAGTTGTCAAGACCTTTGATGTACTTTTTTTTAATTATTACAAGAATCAACTGCCAGCCCGAAACAGAACTCCCCAAAAGGATTCCATCCGTCTAGCAGTTGATTTACATATACAAAAAAAAGAGCCCCGCATCTTTGCGGAGCTTCTTCAAAAATCAGCGGTTCGAATTCTTGCTTATTAGAACACCGGACGTTCGATAGTCGTCTTTTCAGTCTTCGTTTCACCACGAGCCTTCTTTTCGGTGGCAAGCTTACGATGGACAACGGTACCGAGAACAAAGTAGCGCCCGTCCTTCTGAATAATGGAAACGTCTACATCGAGAGTCTTCACGGAGAACCACTGCTGGAACATGTTGCGGTAGTTTTCCTTGAGGGTAGAAGTTTCATCGATGGTGGGAGCGCCACTGGACTTGCCATACTTCAAGGTGAACTGGTCAGACATGTAACCTGCAGCCTCGAAGGACTTACTCAGCCGGGCACGTTCAACACGACCAGTCCGAATTTCAAAGGAATAGAACTTGTCGTTCTTATTGAAAATGAAGTCGACCTGCACCGGAAGTTCGCCGAAGTTGTAGACGGGGATAACGATATGATCACCTGCAGCACGCTGACCAAAAGGTTCATAACCCATCTTCATCACTTCTTCAATGACTTCTTCACGGGAAGATCCAAAGGGGATACCGGCGAAATCGTTACCATGCTGAGCAAACACTCCTGTAGACAGAAGTGTTGTCAATATCACAATGAAATATACGATACGTTGCACGGCGGTCTCCTAAAAACCAATGTAAAAGATAGTAAACTTTTGTTAGATTGCACCCCCATTGACAATTTTTTTTGTGTAAAAACGTGTTTTAGCTATATTTTGAGCATGTCTAGCACATTTGGTAAGATTTTTTCCGTTACGACCTGGGGTGAATCCCATGGCGCAGGCGTAGGCTCCGTCCTTGACGGTTGCCCTGCAGGACTCCCCCTCGACGAATCCGACATCCAGGCCGAACTGAACCGCCGTCGCCCCGGTCAGAACAAGATGACCACCCCCCGCGACGAAAAGGACCAGGTTCGCATCCTTTCTGGCGTTTTTGAAGGAAAAACAACGGGTACACCCATTTCCTTCGCGGTCTTTAACGAAGACCAGCGCAGCCACGACTACGCCGAAATCCAGAAGTGGTACCGTCCGGGCCACGCCGACCTGTGCTACGACCTGAAGTACGGTTTTAGAGACTACCGCGGCGGTGGACGCAGTTCCGCCCGCGAAACCATCGGCCGTGTTGCCGCTGGCGCCGTAGCCAAGAAGCTCTTGAAGCAGGTGGCAGGAACCGAAATCATCGCCTGGGTCAACTCCATCGGCGAAGTGGACTGCGGCCCCCTGGACCTGAACACCCTGACCCTGGAACAGATCGAAGCCTCTCCCGTCCGCTGCCCGGATCCCGCCGCCAGCGCCAAGATGGAAGAAGTGGTCATGGACGCCCGCACCAAATGCGACAGCGTAGGCGGAACCGTCTGCCTGCTGGTCAAGAATCCGCCGGTCGCCCTGGGCGAACCGGTTTTCGACCGCCTGGATGCCCTGCTGGCCCAGGCCATGCTCTCCATTCCCGCCAGCAAGGGTTTCGAGATCGGTAGCGGTTTTGCCGCCGCCCGCATGCACGGCAGCGAACACAACGACGAACTGTTCTTCGACGGTCACAACTACCACACCAAGACCAACAACGCAGGCGGTTCCCTGGGTGGCATCAGCAACGGCGAACCCATTTACTGCAAGGTGGCCTTCAAGCCCACCGCCACCATCAGCCAGAACCAGAACACGGCCGGCCGCGGTGGCGAAAACGGTCAGCTTCTGGCCAAAGGCCGTCACGACCCCTGCGTGGCAGTCCGCGCTCCGGTGATTGTCGAAAGCATGGCCGCCCTGGTCCTGGCCGACCTGTTCCTGCAGCAAAAGAGACACTGTCTATAGGGTATAGGTGGTAGGAAGTAGACAGTAGGGCGCACATGTGGTGCTTTTAGGTCAATCTGAAAAATGAAATCAGTTCGACGGAACCTTCTTAAGATAGCCGCCGCCTGTTATAGGGCGGCGTATTTGCTACACCATAAAGTTGCCCTGCGCCCCGACCTCACCCTCCCAAAAAAACTGGGCTCCACGAAGCTGATCGTGGTGGGCAGTTACCGCACCGGCGGCGCCGGCAAGACCCCCTTCTGCCTCTGGCTGGCCAAGCGATTGTCACAGCCACAAAACGGGCCCCACACCAAGGGCGTCGCCATCCTCTGCCATTCCTACGCCTACGACGAAATCCAGATGCTCCGCGAAGAAATTGAATCCCTAGGGGATGGGGGTAAGCAGACCGGTACGTCTAATTTTATAGAGGTCATCGGGACAGGAAACCGCCATCGCACAGTCCTGCAGCTTTTACAGCGGAAGACTCCGCCCGCATACATCATCTGCGACGACGGCTTTGAAGACAGCCGACTTACGGGGGCAGTCAACATTATCTTGCGGTGGAAGGAAGACCTTCCCTCTGAAGGTGGCGGCATCGGGCAGCTATGGCCCGCAGGCCCCTGCCGAAGCCTTCCCGAGGACCACCCTCAAGGCGAAAGCACACTGAACCTCTCTTGCGAAGACCACATTGAATTTCACATAGACCGCATCGCAAATGCTCAAGGCGAATCGCTTCCTCAATCCCTGGGGCGTTTTCACCGGGCAAGAGCCGTGTGCGGAATCGGTTCCCCAAAACGTTTTTTAAAGGACCTGGATTCCTTCGGGATTCCTACGGTGGACAACCGCCTCCTGAAAGATCATGACCGCAGCTTCCCTAAAAAATTGGCGGCACTTCTTGAGCAGTTCCCCGAAGACGCAATCATCATCACGCAGAAAGACGCTTGTAGACTCGACGAAAAAATGCGGAACCATCCCAACGTCTTTACCGTTTACCAAAAAGTTAGCGTTTCCCTTTCTGCAATCCACCATATAGACCTGTTGCTCGCGGGATCGTAGTCCCAGACAAACTGCATTTTTTTCAAAAAGAGGTTTGTTTCCCTTTTTCAGTGTAAAGGAGTTTTTTCAGTTGTTATATTTTTACCACTAGGAAGGATAATATGACACTGACTCAACGTATTTCGGAATTATTGCAGGCACTGAACAACGGCATTCCCGAAAGGGAGACCTGCATCCAGCTTGGATTTCTCGCTACGGTGACTAGCGAACCCTTCTTTATCTATGGCCGCGCCGGTTCCGGAAAGACCATGCTTACCGATCGTCTAGCCCAGACATTCAAGGCATCCAACCACCTCAAGATTAACCGCCATACACAGCAGTTACCCGAGGATCTGGAAAAGTACGACTTTATCGCCTTCCAGGATTTCAATCCCGCCGACGACGTGGCCAAGGAAAACATCCAGATT is a window encoding:
- a CDS encoding tetraacyldisaccharide 4'-kinase, translated to MKSVRRNLLKIAAACYRAAYLLHHKVALRPDLTLPKKLGSTKLIVVGSYRTGGAGKTPFCLWLAKRLSQPQNGPHTKGVAILCHSYAYDEIQMLREEIESLGDGGKQTGTSNFIEVIGTGNRHRTVLQLLQRKTPPAYIICDDGFEDSRLTGAVNIILRWKEDLPSEGGGIGQLWPAGPCRSLPEDHPQGESTLNLSCEDHIEFHIDRIANAQGESLPQSLGRFHRARAVCGIGSPKRFLKDLDSFGIPTVDNRLLKDHDRSFPKKLAALLEQFPEDAIIITQKDACRLDEKMRNHPNVFTVYQKVSVSLSAIHHIDLLLAGS
- a CDS encoding NADH peroxidase translates to MKVWKCKVCGYIHMGEEAPEVCPLCKAKKAAFVCEGESAATAASNGAKVVKTVFADEHKVGIAQGLDPEVVQGLRENFNGECCEVGMYLAMSRQADREGYPEVAEAYKRIAFEEAEHAAKFAELLGEVVHADTKMNLQLRVAAEAGATEGKLALAKRAKELNYDAIHDTVHEMCKDEARHGGAFEGLLNRYFSK
- a CDS encoding TrkA family potassium uptake protein; amino-acid sequence: MASKQFVVIGLGNTGYFLARHLTALGHDVMVVDPSPEKIQDISNQVAQAVVADGTRKKQLQSLPLAKVDSVICCIGEDLQASLLTVLNLRELGVKHIIAKSSSPAHTTILEKLGVADIFHPERDMAISLAERLNRPNMLDYLPFMEGFSIVEIACPESFWGKTLKDLSLTHKYGIQVIAIRDPLEPTPKIGNIADYPLKENDVLLVIGSNEALDKFKA
- a CDS encoding Fur family transcriptional regulator, which produces MKQTADILTSKGIRPSVQRVTVLHYLRGVKTHPTVDTIYQDLLPENPSLSRTTVYNTLQLLSDNGLVLTLDFGEGYLRYDADCSPHCHFKCKCCGNVFDLMSPPPDCSTMLPQGFNLSAVQLSLFGTCPKCSGH
- the aroC gene encoding chorismate synthase, which produces MSSTFGKIFSVTTWGESHGAGVGSVLDGCPAGLPLDESDIQAELNRRRPGQNKMTTPRDEKDQVRILSGVFEGKTTGTPISFAVFNEDQRSHDYAEIQKWYRPGHADLCYDLKYGFRDYRGGGRSSARETIGRVAAGAVAKKLLKQVAGTEIIAWVNSIGEVDCGPLDLNTLTLEQIEASPVRCPDPAASAKMEEVVMDARTKCDSVGGTVCLLVKNPPVALGEPVFDRLDALLAQAMLSIPASKGFEIGSGFAAARMHGSEHNDELFFDGHNYHTKTNNAGGSLGGISNGEPIYCKVAFKPTATISQNQNTAGRGGENGQLLAKGRHDPCVAVRAPVIVESMAALVLADLFLQQKRHCL
- a CDS encoding TrkH family potassium uptake protein codes for the protein MLHSRYQAFDYLEKAFEKKKKNGNPILMIVSGYLSLITLGAFLLSMPFAQREPIGVLDAFFTATSAVCVTGLSTIDISASFSPIGNWILVLLMQAGGLGIMTISTVIILLAGMHPGFNHQSALLANYTQEGNVDAQKILKAVLPFTFILEGIGAIFYFTQFTEEALVQYSLYDRIFGSIFQAISSFCNVGFTLFPDSLVRFQLNPIVNITTCILALAGGFGFLAITEIQYMYDFKKRAFRKISLHSRIAISFTLIIVTVSIAFFIFSEWGNVFSDLSFGQKLETSIFMAFTSRTAGLNSIDVPSLSVGSLFFFVIIMLIGANPGSCGGGIKTTTTAVIALLGFNRLLGRKKTQILGRTIPETTVDKAVRIFVVAIVVIVVATLVLLETEAAGTSNAQGSFLKVFFEVVSAYSTCGLSMGLTPDLSIPGKIVVCTVMFVGRMGPLFLISAVAKKQEDGMWYAEEDIMVG